A genomic stretch from Desulfurellaceae bacterium includes:
- a CDS encoding prepilin-type N-terminal cleavage/methylation domain-containing protein yields MLNSRPASGFSLIEVLVAVLLFSLLALSIGASITNLLRVDTSSERLNRATVLAQNKLEELSAGFGARSGSDTPQPGFSRTWSTTPNQPPGSTARAEVRVSWQDPHDRTISLATLFNE; encoded by the coding sequence ATGCTGAACAGCCGTCCGGCCTCGGGCTTCTCGCTGATCGAGGTCCTTGTTGCCGTCCTGCTCTTCTCGCTGCTGGCCCTGAGCATTGGGGCCAGCATCACCAACCTGCTGAGGGTAGATACCAGCAGCGAACGCCTCAACCGGGCAACCGTCCTGGCCCAGAACAAACTCGAAGAGCTGAGCGCCGGATTTGGCGCCCGCAGCGGGAGCGACACGCCCCAGCCCGGTTTCAGCCGAACCTGGAGCACCACGCCGAACCAGCCCCCCGGCAGTACGGCGCGGGCCGAGGTTCGCGTGTCGTGGCAGGATCCTCACGACCGCACCATTTCGCTGGCGACCCTGTTCAATGAATAA
- a CDS encoding GspH/FimT family pseudopilin, which translates to MSRAADTCRSRRGFSLLELLVVLAILSVVGGLAVGQLTPLVSQARFNAGVRKIVSDLQLVRMRAIARNHRFRVTFRPDTQDYIVEESRAGSWTRLHLHSPGTEPAPEARIPLPQGVRIVAVNSRGDVIFVPRGHVDAGMTLTLSADMAEAPRRIIINLAGRVRIE; encoded by the coding sequence ATGAGTAGGGCTGCGGACACCTGTCGGAGCAGGCGCGGATTCTCCCTGCTGGAGCTGCTGGTCGTCCTGGCAATCCTGAGCGTTGTCGGCGGGCTGGCCGTCGGGCAGCTTACTCCCCTCGTGTCCCAGGCCCGGTTCAACGCCGGGGTGCGGAAAATCGTGAGCGATCTGCAGTTGGTGCGTATGCGGGCGATTGCCCGCAACCACCGTTTCCGGGTCACGTTTCGGCCGGACACCCAGGACTATATTGTCGAGGAGTCGCGGGCAGGATCTTGGACCCGGCTGCACCTGCACAGCCCTGGTACGGAGCCGGCGCCGGAAGCGCGCATCCCGCTTCCCCAAGGGGTACGGATCGTTGCAGTCAACTCACGTGGGGACGTGATTTTTGTGCCGCGCGGGCATGTCGATGCCGGCATGACGCTGACCCTCAGCGCAGACATGGCGGAAGCGCCCCGCCGGATTATCATCAACCTTGCCGGGCGGGTCCGAATAGAATAG
- a CDS encoding prepilin-type N-terminal cleavage/methylation domain-containing protein — protein sequence MNKQSGVTLVELLVALSAAGIFSLGLFGFLFVHRTHLAAEELRISLREDARLALDFIVRELRQAGARPVDGACSGFQRLTVADAQRVVMQYDFRGDRAGRPPDGCPDDPSERVVYQYDPDRQAILRATGLRGRPQPFITNVPPDGFVLRYYDRVRNELIPSLDAAGRARVHAVELTVQTSHPHPDQSVTQPISLQLRAMVHLPNPPS from the coding sequence ATGAATAAGCAATCCGGTGTCACCCTGGTGGAGCTGCTCGTCGCCCTGAGCGCGGCCGGGATTTTCAGCCTCGGCCTGTTTGGGTTTCTGTTTGTGCACCGCACCCACCTGGCGGCCGAAGAACTCAGAATCAGCCTGCGCGAAGACGCTCGGCTGGCGCTCGATTTCATCGTCCGTGAGCTGCGACAGGCCGGGGCGCGGCCGGTTGATGGTGCGTGCAGCGGCTTTCAGCGCCTGACGGTCGCCGACGCGCAGCGGGTGGTCATGCAGTACGACTTTCGGGGCGACCGTGCCGGTCGGCCTCCCGACGGCTGTCCGGACGATCCCAGCGAGCGGGTGGTCTACCAGTACGACCCGGACCGCCAGGCCATCCTGCGCGCGACGGGCCTGCGTGGACGGCCGCAGCCCTTTATCACCAATGTTCCGCCAGACGGATTTGTGCTGCGCTACTATGATCGCGTCAGGAATGAACTCATCCCCAGCCTCGACGCGGCGGGGCGGGCCCGTGTCCATGCCGTAGAGCTGACCGTCCAGACCAGCCATCCTCACCCCGACCAATCAGTCACCCAGCCCATCAGCCTCCAGCTACGCGCCATGGTCCACCTGCCCAATCCCCCCTCGTGA